One window from the genome of Streptococcus halotolerans encodes:
- the mmuM gene encoding homocysteine S-methyltransferase, which translates to MGQFKELLAQKSVVILHGALGTELEARGYDISGELWSAKYLINDSDAITTIHEAYVLAGADIITTSTYQASLSSLQGVGISKQEAEALIIKSVELAKTARKQAWDKIDEKLKRTRVYPLISGDVGPYAAYLADGSEYTGEYGQVSKEILKDFHRSRIALFLTEGVDLLALETMPNILEIKALTELLSEEFPEAEAYISITSQDGASLSDGTGLEELVALVQGCPQIVALGVNCSSPEICEKVLSQLVGLTSLPLVAYPNSGEVYHGDTQTWHASDSVTHEVASYHKKWQEMFEQLTLVGGCCRTRPGDIKKLRDSLSLS; encoded by the coding sequence ATGGGACAGTTTAAAGAATTATTAGCTCAAAAAAGTGTTGTTATCTTGCATGGAGCTTTAGGAACGGAGTTAGAGGCTAGAGGCTATGATATTAGTGGAGAGTTGTGGTCGGCAAAGTATTTGATTAACGATTCAGATGCTATTACAACCATTCATGAAGCCTATGTTTTGGCTGGTGCTGATATTATAACAACCTCTACTTATCAGGCTAGTCTATCCAGCTTGCAGGGAGTTGGTATTTCCAAACAAGAGGCAGAAGCCTTGATTATTAAGAGCGTTGAATTGGCAAAAACAGCTCGAAAACAAGCTTGGGACAAGATCGATGAAAAGCTAAAACGCACACGTGTTTATCCATTAATCTCTGGTGATGTTGGTCCTTATGCCGCCTATTTAGCGGATGGGTCCGAATACACAGGAGAGTATGGACAGGTCAGCAAGGAAATATTGAAGGATTTTCATCGTTCTCGGATTGCTTTGTTTTTAACAGAAGGAGTGGATTTACTAGCTTTAGAAACCATGCCTAATATTTTGGAAATCAAAGCACTGACAGAACTGCTATCAGAAGAATTTCCAGAAGCGGAAGCTTATATCAGTATCACCTCACAAGATGGTGCTAGCTTATCAGACGGGACGGGTCTAGAAGAGTTAGTCGCACTTGTTCAAGGTTGCCCGCAAATCGTAGCGCTAGGAGTGAATTGCAGCTCTCCTGAGATCTGCGAAAAAGTCCTAAGTCAGTTAGTTGGTTTAACTTCCTTGCCTCTTGTGGCCTATCCAAACTCGGGCGAAGTTTACCATGGGGATACGCAAACTTGGCATGCGAGTGACTCAGTAACGCATGAGGTAGCTTCTTACCATAAAAAATGGCAAGAAATGTTTGAGCAGCTAACTCTAGTTGGAGGGTGTTGCCGGACCAGGCCAGGTGATATTAAGAAGCTTAGAGATAGTTTATCCCTTAGCTAA
- a CDS encoding TetR/AcrR family transcriptional regulator produces MTKSSYQHHNQITERRIIEGFSNLLKETKTVETIRVSEIALASDISRQTFYKYYESKEDFIEQSIAIILDDITKILTNDLEFGYDVIVEMLTYLRNNRDIILPFIHYYPNIDNILTNYIRITVINSTIDNIEDKLEQAYQLPGIYSLEIYITTIKMIITTWLINDEQTSPEKIATYILKSVKI; encoded by the coding sequence GTGACAAAAAGTAGTTATCAGCACCATAATCAGATAACCGAGCGACGAATTATTGAAGGATTTTCTAATCTTTTAAAGGAAACTAAAACCGTTGAAACAATCAGAGTGTCCGAAATCGCACTTGCCTCTGACATCAGTCGACAAACCTTTTATAAATATTATGAGTCGAAAGAGGATTTTATTGAACAATCTATCGCTATTATCCTCGATGATATCACCAAAATATTGACCAACGATCTTGAGTTCGGATATGATGTCATTGTTGAAATGTTGACCTATCTAAGGAACAATCGTGATATCATACTCCCTTTTATTCATTATTATCCTAATATCGACAACATCTTAACAAACTATATCAGAATAACCGTTATCAACTCAACGATTGATAATATTGAAGATAAACTAGAACAAGCTTATCAGCTTCCTGGTATTTATTCACTTGAAATCTATATTACTACGATTAAAATGATCATTACAACTTGGTTGATCAACGATGAGCAGACATCTCCAGAGAAAATTGCAACTTATATCCTCAAGTCTGTTAAGATTTAA
- a CDS encoding dihydrodipicolinate synthase family protein, whose amino-acid sequence MTHLDKYKGIIPAFYACYDDNGDISPERVKALVQYHIDKGVKGIYVNGSSGECIYQSVSDRKQVIEAVMEVAKGKLTVINHVACNNTRDSIELAEHSEALGVDAIAAIPPIYFKLPEYSIAAYWNDISKAAPNTDFIIYNIPQLAGVALTSSLYAEMRQNPRVIGVKNSSMPVQDIQLFVADGGSDYIVFNGPDEQFLGGRLMGAEAGIGGTYGVMPDLFLKLNDLIAEKELEKAKELQYSINSIIYKMVSGRANLYAVIKEVLRLNENLDLGSVRRPLEELSEKDIEIAKEAAQMINDARSAFKE is encoded by the coding sequence ATGACACATTTAGACAAATATAAAGGTATTATTCCCGCATTTTACGCTTGCTATGATGATAACGGCGACATTAGTCCAGAACGTGTGAAAGCATTAGTCCAATATCATATTGATAAAGGTGTTAAGGGGATTTATGTTAATGGTTCTTCTGGAGAATGTATCTATCAAAGCGTCTCAGATCGAAAACAAGTGATTGAAGCTGTTATGGAAGTTGCGAAAGGGAAGTTGACTGTCATTAACCACGTTGCTTGCAATAATACTCGCGATAGTATTGAGTTGGCTGAGCATTCAGAAGCCTTAGGTGTTGATGCTATTGCAGCGATTCCACCGATTTACTTTAAGTTACCTGAATATTCGATAGCTGCTTACTGGAATGACATCAGCAAGGCTGCTCCAAATACTGATTTTATCATTTACAACATTCCACAACTAGCCGGTGTGGCCTTGACTAGCAGTTTGTATGCTGAAATGCGTCAGAATCCGCGCGTGATAGGGGTTAAAAATTCGTCAATGCCTGTCCAAGATATTCAACTGTTTGTTGCTGATGGTGGTTCAGATTACATTGTTTTCAATGGACCAGATGAGCAGTTTTTAGGCGGCCGTCTCATGGGGGCAGAAGCAGGTATCGGTGGTACTTATGGCGTTATGCCAGATCTTTTCTTGAAACTCAATGATTTAATTGCTGAGAAAGAGCTTGAAAAAGCAAAAGAGTTACAATACAGCATCAATAGCATTATTTACAAGATGGTCTCAGGTCGTGCCAACCTTTACGCCGTTATCAAGGAAGTGCTACGTCTCAATGAAAATCTTGATTTAGGTTCTGTTCGTAGACCGCTCGAAGAGCTTTCAGAAAAGGATATCGAAATTGCAAAAGAAGCCGCGCAGATGATTAACGATGCACGGTCAGCATTTAAAGAATAG
- the leuS gene encoding leucine--tRNA ligase translates to MSTYNHGIIEPKWQEFWAKNHTFKTGTDASKPKFYALDMFPYPSGAGLHVGHPEGYTATDILSRYKRAQGYNVLHPMGWDAFGLPAEQYAMDTGNDPAEFTAENIANFKRQINALGFSYDWDREVNTTDPNYYKWTQWIFTKLYEKGLAYEAEVPVNWVEELGTAIANEEVLPDGTSERGGYPVVRKPMRQWMLKITAYAERLLEDLEEVDWPESIKDMQRNWIGKSTGAHVTFKIKGSDKTFTVFTTRPDTLFGATYAVMAPEHELVDDITSMVQAEDIAEYKRAASLKSDLARTDLAKEKTGVFTGAYAINPANGKEIPIWISDYVLSSYGTGAIMAVPAHDERDWAFAKQFDLDIIPVLEGGNVEEAAYTEDGLHINSGFLDGLNKEEAIDKMVDFLEENHFGKKQVNYRLRDWLFSRQRYWGEPIPIIHWEDGTSTAVPESELPLVLPVTKDIRPSGTGESPLANITDWLEVTREDGVKGRRETNTMPQWAGSSWYYLRYIDPHNDDKLADEDLLKQWLPVDIYVGGAEHAVLHLLYARFWHKVLYDLGVVPTKEPFQKLFNQGMILGTSYRDSRGALVATDKVEKRDGSFFNIETGEELEQAPAKMSKSLKNVVNPDDVVEQYGADTLRVYEMFMGPLDASIAWSEEGLEGARKFLDRVYRLVTTKEMSVENSGALDKVYHETVKSVTEQIEELKFNTAIAQLMIFVNAANKEDKLFVDYAKGFVQLIAPFAPHLGEELWQVLTASGESISHVAWPTWDESKLVENEIEIVVQIKGKVRAKLVVPKDASREELEALAMADEKIKSELQDKDILKVIAVPNKLVNIVIK, encoded by the coding sequence ATGAGTACCTATAATCATGGAATAATCGAGCCCAAATGGCAAGAGTTTTGGGCTAAAAATCATACCTTTAAAACAGGGACTGACGCGTCAAAACCCAAGTTTTACGCCCTTGATATGTTTCCTTACCCATCAGGAGCAGGGCTCCATGTGGGACATCCAGAGGGGTATACAGCGACTGATATTTTGAGTCGCTATAAGCGTGCGCAAGGTTACAATGTCCTTCACCCTATGGGCTGGGATGCCTTTGGTTTACCTGCTGAGCAGTACGCGATGGATACTGGTAATGATCCCGCAGAATTTACTGCAGAAAACATTGCCAATTTTAAACGCCAAATCAATGCGCTAGGATTTTCCTACGATTGGGATCGTGAAGTTAACACGACTGATCCAAACTATTACAAGTGGACCCAGTGGATTTTTACCAAACTCTATGAAAAAGGTCTAGCCTATGAAGCTGAAGTTCCTGTCAACTGGGTTGAAGAACTTGGAACAGCCATTGCCAACGAAGAAGTTTTACCGGATGGTACTTCTGAGCGTGGGGGTTATCCGGTGGTTAGAAAACCAATGCGCCAATGGATGCTCAAAATCACAGCTTACGCCGAACGTCTTTTAGAAGATTTGGAAGAGGTTGACTGGCCAGAATCCATCAAGGACATGCAACGCAATTGGATTGGTAAGTCAACTGGTGCTCACGTCACTTTCAAGATCAAGGGTAGCGATAAAACATTTACTGTTTTTACAACACGTCCAGATACTCTTTTTGGAGCCACTTACGCTGTTATGGCACCAGAACATGAGTTGGTAGATGACATTACCTCAATGGTGCAAGCTGAGGATATCGCTGAATACAAACGTGCTGCTAGTCTAAAATCAGACTTAGCGCGTACGGATTTGGCCAAAGAAAAAACGGGTGTCTTCACCGGAGCTTACGCTATCAATCCGGCCAATGGTAAGGAAATCCCAATCTGGATTTCTGACTATGTTCTGTCAAGTTACGGAACTGGTGCTATCATGGCTGTGCCTGCCCATGACGAGCGTGACTGGGCGTTTGCGAAACAATTCGACCTTGACATCATTCCCGTTTTAGAAGGTGGAAATGTCGAAGAAGCAGCCTATACCGAAGATGGCCTTCACATCAATTCAGGATTTCTTGATGGCCTTAACAAGGAAGAAGCTATTGATAAGATGGTTGACTTCCTTGAGGAAAATCATTTTGGTAAGAAGCAAGTGAACTACCGCTTGCGTGACTGGCTCTTTAGCCGTCAGCGTTACTGGGGTGAGCCTATCCCAATCATCCATTGGGAAGACGGTACTTCAACAGCAGTTCCAGAAAGTGAATTGCCGCTTGTTCTTCCGGTCACTAAAGACATCCGTCCGTCAGGAACTGGCGAATCACCACTGGCTAACATTACTGACTGGCTTGAAGTAACTCGTGAAGATGGGGTTAAAGGTCGCCGTGAAACTAATACCATGCCACAATGGGCTGGTTCAAGCTGGTATTATCTCCGTTATATTGATCCGCACAATGATGACAAATTGGCTGATGAAGACCTTTTGAAACAATGGTTACCAGTTGATATTTATGTTGGTGGGGCTGAGCATGCTGTTCTTCACTTGCTCTATGCTCGCTTCTGGCACAAGGTCCTCTATGACTTGGGAGTTGTTCCAACTAAAGAGCCATTCCAAAAACTCTTTAATCAAGGGATGATTTTGGGAACCAGCTATCGAGATAGTCGCGGAGCGCTTGTTGCGACAGATAAGGTAGAAAAACGCGATGGGTCATTCTTTAACATTGAAACAGGAGAAGAACTAGAACAGGCACCTGCTAAGATGTCTAAGTCACTTAAAAATGTTGTTAATCCTGATGATGTAGTCGAGCAGTACGGAGCAGACACACTTCGTGTTTACGAAATGTTTATGGGACCACTTGACGCCTCTATCGCTTGGTCTGAAGAAGGCTTGGAAGGGGCTCGTAAATTCCTTGACCGTGTTTATCGCCTTGTGACAACTAAAGAAATGTCTGTGGAAAATAGCGGAGCTTTGGACAAGGTCTATCATGAAACCGTTAAATCAGTGACAGAGCAAATTGAGGAACTTAAATTTAACACAGCTATCGCCCAACTCATGATTTTTGTTAATGCAGCAAATAAAGAAGACAAACTCTTCGTAGATTATGCCAAAGGTTTTGTTCAGTTGATTGCGCCATTTGCACCACACTTAGGTGAAGAATTGTGGCAAGTTTTAACCGCATCTGGTGAGTCTATCTCTCATGTCGCTTGGCCAACATGGGATGAAAGCAAGCTGGTTGAAAATGAAATTGAAATCGTTGTTCAAATCAAGGGCAAAGTGCGTGCTAAACTAGTCGTTCCAAAAGATGCCAGCCGTGAAGAACTTGAAGCGCTAGCTATGGCAGATGAGAAAATCAAATCTGAACTTCAAGATAAAGACATCCTTAAAGTGATAGCAGTACCGAATAAATTAGTCAATATCGTTATCAAATAA
- a CDS encoding MurR/RpiR family transcriptional regulator: protein MANLTKNVIPLIESYLDSMTSTEQTIAQYFIAGQNLEDLSAINICQQLHVSKASLTRFAQKCGFAGYREFVFSYQESQEAVDSASLILKRDVTKRVLADYDQLLQKTYSILDESQLARVTGLIENAKRIYLYGKGSSGQALREMKMRFMRLGLICDIVTDNDELLWASMLADETCLVIGASISGKTKAVIDALLRVKDRGAKTILLTTQKEAGQDSPWDELILLASTDNLAYGNRISPQFPLLLVIDCLFAYYLDIDVQQKQERYQQTIIDKEEM, encoded by the coding sequence ATGGCAAATCTAACCAAAAATGTGATTCCTTTGATTGAATCTTATCTAGACTCAATGACGTCAACCGAACAAACCATTGCCCAATACTTTATCGCTGGGCAGAATCTCGAGGACTTGTCGGCCATCAATATCTGCCAGCAACTACATGTGTCAAAGGCGAGTTTGACACGCTTTGCTCAAAAGTGTGGTTTTGCTGGTTATCGGGAATTTGTGTTTTCCTATCAGGAATCACAAGAAGCTGTTGACAGCGCTTCTTTGATTTTAAAAAGGGATGTGACCAAAAGAGTTTTAGCCGATTACGATCAGCTCTTGCAAAAAACCTATTCGATTTTGGATGAAAGCCAATTAGCTAGGGTGACGGGTCTTATTGAAAATGCCAAGCGTATTTATCTTTATGGGAAAGGGAGCTCAGGTCAGGCTCTTAGAGAAATGAAGATGCGGTTTATGCGACTGGGCTTGATTTGCGATATTGTGACAGACAATGATGAGTTGCTTTGGGCGAGTATGCTAGCAGATGAGACTTGTTTGGTGATTGGTGCATCAATTTCTGGGAAAACGAAAGCGGTTATTGACGCTTTACTTCGTGTTAAGGATAGGGGTGCTAAGACCATTTTATTAACAACACAAAAAGAAGCTGGTCAAGATTCTCCGTGGGATGAGTTGATTCTCTTAGCGTCAACAGACAATCTCGCTTATGGTAACCGGATTTCACCACAGTTTCCATTGTTGCTAGTGATTGATTGCTTATTTGCCTATTACCTTGATATTGATGTTCAGCAAAAACAAGAGCGCTATCAACAAACGATTATTGATAAGGAGGAAATGTAA
- a CDS encoding ROK family protein, which produces MILGIDIGGTSIKSDVYNHSGQAQNLFKEIDTPVNLTLKTNDISKALVTLINDYLAMGVDLDGVAISSAGVIDATLGEVIYAGPTIPQYTGTALKALVESNFDLPCSVENDVNCAALAEQWLGAARDSSSSLCLTIGTGVGGAVLLNGQVWRGFSQTAGEVGYLPLADKTLQDYASTTSLVQSYCQLKQLKNASGKTIFKAYDEGDEMAYQVVQSFCAYLAQGLLPMIYTLNPERIILGGGIFQRSEILLPYIEAQLKSRLQSEQFYPDQVSAAKLGNEAGRIGAVYWFLQQHGQMD; this is translated from the coding sequence ATGATATTGGGAATTGATATTGGAGGTACCAGTATCAAAAGTGATGTTTATAATCATTCTGGCCAGGCTCAAAATCTCTTTAAAGAAATTGATACGCCTGTTAATCTAACACTAAAAACTAACGACATCAGTAAGGCTTTAGTGACGCTCATTAATGATTATTTAGCGATGGGAGTTGATCTCGATGGTGTAGCAATTTCTAGCGCTGGTGTTATTGATGCTACTTTGGGAGAAGTGATTTATGCAGGTCCAACGATTCCACAATATACAGGAACGGCTTTAAAAGCTTTGGTGGAATCAAACTTCGACCTTCCTTGCTCGGTGGAAAATGATGTGAACTGTGCTGCCTTAGCAGAGCAGTGGTTAGGTGCTGCGCGTGATTCTAGCAGTAGCTTATGTTTAACCATAGGTACAGGCGTTGGAGGAGCTGTTCTCTTAAATGGTCAGGTTTGGCGTGGTTTTTCCCAGACAGCAGGAGAAGTGGGCTACTTACCTTTAGCTGACAAAACGCTCCAAGACTATGCCTCAACAACGTCGCTTGTGCAAAGCTATTGTCAATTAAAGCAATTGAAAAATGCTTCTGGTAAAACTATTTTTAAAGCTTACGACGAAGGAGATGAGATGGCTTATCAGGTCGTTCAATCCTTCTGTGCTTATTTGGCGCAGGGACTACTGCCTATGATTTATACCCTAAATCCCGAACGGATTATTCTAGGTGGCGGTATTTTCCAACGTTCCGAGATTCTTTTACCCTATATTGAAGCCCAGTTGAAGTCACGCTTGCAATCAGAACAATTTTATCCTGATCAGGTGAGTGCTGCTAAATTAGGGAATGAAGCAGGAAGAATTGGAGCTGTCTATTGGTTCTTACAACAACATGGTCAGATGGATTGA
- a CDS encoding YhcH/YjgK/YiaL family protein — MEFYETIEKIDKHELLDIIRPVLSNLDVSDLETGMHTVNDEFYFNVIQYESTTEDQRVWESHRREYDVHYIISGEERIYHNFLTQMTLGDYDEAGDWQQMTGKQASELVLSPGNVLILDANDAHKTGLIVRESETIRKIVFKLKIS; from the coding sequence ATGGAATTTTACGAAACAATCGAGAAAATCGACAAGCATGAGTTGTTAGATATCATTCGACCTGTCTTGTCTAACTTAGATGTCTCAGACCTTGAGACGGGGATGCACACTGTCAATGATGAGTTCTATTTTAATGTGATTCAGTATGAGTCAACAACTGAAGATCAGCGTGTCTGGGAAAGTCATCGTCGCGAGTATGATGTTCACTACATTATTTCAGGAGAGGAACGGATTTACCATAACTTTTTAACACAAATGACGTTAGGGGATTATGATGAAGCTGGCGATTGGCAGCAAATGACCGGTAAGCAAGCTAGTGAACTTGTTTTATCACCTGGGAATGTGCTCATTTTAGATGCCAATGATGCCCACAAAACTGGTTTAATAGTAAGAGAGTCAGAAACTATCCGAAAGATTGTCTTTAAATTAAAAATATCTTGA
- a CDS encoding acetylxylan esterase has product MKDTMSLSDMQTYRGRQEVPEDFDQFWQEAIQSLPTLSDYTIEEQEFNTPNLRCFDLYFDGSNHGKIYARCVFPKNKKNIPVIFHFHGYMGQNPDWSVLFAYAAMGYGIVAMDVRGQSGRSLDNAVFNGNTVKGQIIRGMIDGPNSLFYKDVYLDTYRLIEIVADFEDVDSQNLSSFGGSQGGALALVAAALNHKIKKCVTIYPFLGDFKRVLELGNHSEAYDELFRYFKFHDPFHTTEDKILKTLSYIDVKNFSHLIECPVKFVTCLDDNVCFPSTQYAIYNRIQSEKEHFLLPEYGHDAVNVHLNDMVANWLMETTIDFKL; this is encoded by the coding sequence ATGAAAGACACGATGTCGTTGTCTGATATGCAGACTTATAGAGGCAGACAAGAAGTGCCTGAAGACTTTGATCAGTTTTGGCAAGAAGCTATCCAGTCCTTGCCAACCTTATCTGATTATACTATTGAAGAACAAGAATTTAACACCCCTAATCTTCGATGCTTTGACTTGTACTTTGATGGAAGCAATCATGGAAAAATTTATGCACGCTGTGTATTTCCTAAAAATAAGAAGAATATACCTGTGATTTTCCATTTCCATGGGTACATGGGACAAAACCCTGATTGGTCAGTCCTTTTTGCTTATGCTGCGATGGGATATGGTATCGTGGCGATGGATGTCCGTGGTCAGTCTGGTCGTTCCTTGGATAACGCAGTGTTTAATGGCAATACGGTCAAGGGGCAGATTATTCGTGGAATGATTGATGGTCCAAATAGTCTCTTTTATAAGGACGTTTATCTTGATACTTATCGCTTGATTGAGATAGTTGCTGACTTTGAAGACGTTGATTCCCAAAACTTATCCAGCTTTGGTGGCTCTCAAGGAGGTGCTTTGGCACTTGTTGCAGCAGCCTTGAATCATAAAATCAAAAAATGTGTGACGATCTATCCTTTCTTAGGTGATTTTAAACGTGTTTTAGAGTTAGGCAATCACAGTGAAGCGTATGACGAATTATTCCGCTATTTTAAGTTTCATGATCCTTTCCATACTACTGAGGATAAGATACTGAAGACTTTGTCCTACATTGATGTGAAAAATTTCAGTCACTTGATTGAGTGCCCGGTTAAATTTGTGACCTGTTTAGATGATAACGTTTGTTTCCCATCCACGCAGTATGCCATATACAACCGTATCCAATCCGAAAAGGAACACTTTCTGCTTCCTGAATACGGTCATGATGCGGTCAATGTCCACTTAAATGATATGGTAGCTAACTGGTTGATGGAGACGACTATTGATTTTAAACTATAA
- a CDS encoding N-acetylmannosamine-6-phosphate 2-epimerase, translating into MQSAQDILEKIRGGVIVSCQALPGEPMYSEKGGVMPLFAKAAQEAGAVGIRANSVRDITEIKQAVDLPIIGIIKKDYGDAEAFITPTLDEVASLVAVGVDIIAVDATSSTRPGGQSLEAFVKEIKQAYPDQLLMADCSTLTEMLTADQLGFDFVGTTLVGYTKQSQQLVIESDDFDLIRQARAMVDAPIIAEGNINTPDKVKRVLQLGVDSVVVGSAITRPLIIAKPFIEAAKDF; encoded by the coding sequence ATGCAGAGCGCACAAGACATCTTGGAGAAAATTAGAGGAGGTGTGATTGTTTCTTGCCAAGCCTTGCCTGGAGAGCCAATGTACTCAGAAAAAGGAGGGGTTATGCCACTTTTTGCAAAGGCAGCGCAAGAAGCTGGCGCTGTCGGTATCCGTGCTAACAGCGTGAGAGATATTACGGAGATTAAGCAAGCCGTAGATCTGCCGATTATTGGGATTATTAAGAAAGATTATGGCGATGCAGAAGCCTTTATCACGCCTACATTGGATGAGGTAGCTTCTTTGGTTGCAGTTGGTGTTGATATTATTGCTGTTGATGCAACGAGCTCAACTCGTCCTGGTGGACAGTCACTAGAAGCATTTGTCAAAGAGATCAAACAAGCCTACCCCGATCAGTTGCTAATGGCAGACTGCTCTACCCTAACTGAAATGCTTACAGCAGATCAGCTAGGTTTTGACTTTGTAGGAACCACTTTAGTTGGTTATACGAAACAGAGTCAACAATTGGTTATTGAGAGTGATGATTTTGATTTGATTCGCCAAGCTAGAGCTATGGTGGATGCCCCTATTATTGCTGAGGGAAATATCAACACTCCAGATAAAGTGAAACGTGTTTTGCAATTAGGTGTTGATAGCGTTGTTGTTGGCTCGGCTATCACCAGACCACTGATTATTGCGAAACCATTTATTGAAGCAGCAAAGGATTTTTAG
- a CDS encoding sodium:solute symporter, with the protein MDKASFGALNWFMVIVYLGVMLLVGAYFTKKSSESTDAFFKANGKVPSWAAGLSVYATTLSSITFMAVPERSFLTDWSYAVGTLTIFLIIPLMAKYFIPFFRRLNVTTAYEYLESRFSVTLRAMSSFLFIIYHLGRMAVVIYLPVLAVTSVTDINPFLIAAIVGLLCIIYTFLGGIEGVIWSDAIQAIILLAGAFLVVVIGISKVDGGFGTLLSDTVEHHKFISVGKNFNASDLANFIPLIFIGQFANTLYQYAGSQDVVQRFLTTKSIKEAVKSLWMSGWLSLSAIPLFFGMGTVLFSFYTHTGSLPEGFNTSAIVPYFIITQLPAGLAGLVIAAIFAAAQSTISSSLNAISSCFVVDFKQRFFNKSFKAISDVWLARWVIIISGSLSTLITLYFIAGNSSSTWDIFLAVSGMFGVPVVGLFVLGIFTTKANARGALLGFVTSVILSFLANNANMSALLVAVLALLATVVFGYLFSLLFKQTNDLNNLTIHTLTSDSKED; encoded by the coding sequence ATGGATAAAGCATCGTTTGGAGCCTTGAACTGGTTCATGGTTATCGTCTATCTAGGAGTAATGCTTTTAGTGGGTGCTTACTTCACTAAAAAATCAAGTGAGAGTACAGACGCTTTCTTTAAAGCCAATGGAAAAGTACCTTCTTGGGCGGCAGGACTAAGTGTTTATGCGACGACCTTGAGCTCTATTACCTTCATGGCTGTCCCAGAACGCTCCTTTTTAACAGACTGGTCATATGCTGTTGGAACCTTAACCATCTTTTTGATTATTCCGTTAATGGCCAAATATTTTATCCCATTTTTCAGACGACTAAATGTCACAACAGCCTATGAATATCTGGAATCACGGTTTAGTGTCACCTTGCGTGCGATGAGTAGTTTTCTCTTCATTATCTATCACCTTGGTCGCATGGCGGTTGTTATCTATTTACCTGTTCTTGCTGTTACTTCTGTAACAGATATTAATCCCTTTTTAATTGCAGCCATTGTCGGATTATTATGTATTATTTACACCTTCTTAGGAGGTATCGAAGGGGTTATTTGGAGTGATGCGATTCAAGCAATTATCTTACTAGCAGGCGCTTTCTTGGTTGTTGTTATAGGTATTAGCAAGGTTGATGGTGGTTTTGGCACACTGTTGAGTGACACCGTAGAACATCATAAGTTCATTTCAGTTGGTAAAAACTTCAACGCATCAGACCTAGCAAACTTTATTCCGCTTATTTTTATCGGTCAGTTTGCAAATACCTTGTATCAATATGCTGGAAGTCAAGATGTTGTTCAAAGATTTTTGACAACAAAATCTATTAAAGAGGCTGTTAAGTCTTTATGGATGTCAGGTTGGCTATCGCTTTCTGCCATTCCTCTTTTCTTTGGAATGGGTACTGTTTTATTTAGCTTTTATACTCATACAGGGTCACTTCCAGAGGGCTTTAACACTAGTGCTATCGTCCCTTACTTTATCATCACACAGCTTCCTGCAGGTCTAGCTGGTTTGGTTATTGCGGCTATTTTTGCAGCAGCTCAATCAACGATTTCATCTAGTCTCAATGCTATTTCCTCTTGTTTTGTGGTTGACTTTAAGCAACGTTTCTTTAACAAATCCTTCAAAGCTATTTCGGATGTTTGGTTGGCTCGTTGGGTTATCATCATCTCAGGAAGTTTAAGTACTCTCATTACACTTTATTTCATTGCTGGTAATTCTTCTTCAACATGGGATATTTTCTTAGCCGTGTCAGGAATGTTTGGGGTTCCGGTTGTTGGTTTATTTGTGCTAGGTATCTTTACGACAAAAGCCAATGCAAGAGGTGCTTTATTAGGATTTGTCACAAGTGTGATTCTTAGTTTCCTAGCAAACAATGCTAACATGTCAGCACTTTTAGTAGCTGTACTTGCCTTACTGGCAACGGTAGTATTTGGTTATCTCTTTAGTCTTTTGTTCAAACAAACGAATGATCTTAATAATTTAACCATCCACACGTTAACAAGCGATTCAAAAGAAGATTAA